From the Marinobacter sp. es.048 genome, the window AGCGGGAATTCTATCGGCTATACGGCCTGAACCAGCAGAAGCTGGCGCTGGCTCACCCGGAATGCATCGTTATGCACCCGGGGCCCATCAACCGGGGCGTTGAAATCGAATCCGCAGTGGCCGACGGCCCGCAATCGGTAATTCTGAACCAGGTGACCAACGGCATTGCCATCCGGATGGCGGTTATGTCCATGGCCATGGGTGGTCAGGTTTCCGAACGGCAGCAGAAATTGAGTGAGAGGGGCCAGGCATGAGCAGTGTGAACACGTCGGGAAGCAGTCTGAAGATCACCGGAGGCCGACTGTTCGATGGTCAGGGTGCAGAGCAGGAAAATACCGCACTGCTGATTCGGAATGGCCGGATTGCCGCTATGGGAGAGGCCGCTGCCCGGGAAACGGCCGACGAGACTATCAACGCAGAAAACGGCGTGATCACGCCGGGGTTTGTGGATCTGTGCTGTAACCTCCGTGAGCCGGGCAATGGCCAGAAAGGTAACATCGCCTCCGAGACGCTGGCGGCGGCCCATGGCGGTTTCACCACGGTGTGTGCCTCGCCGGAGACCTCGCCGGTAAACGATTCCAGTGCGGTCACCCATCTGATCCGTGACGGTGCTGCCAGCCGTTCGCCCATCCAGGTTTTGCCCATTGGTGCGATTACCCGGGGTCTTGAGGGCGATCTGCTCAGCGACATGGCCGGCCTGGCTTCAGCTGGCTGTGTCGCAGTCGGTAATGGCTCCCGCGGCGTGCGCAATGCTCGCATTTTGCGCCGTTGCATGGCCTACGCCCAGACCTTTGGTTTGACAGTGATGTTCAGCCCCGAGAACCAGGCCCTGGCCGCCGACGGCTACGCCCACGATGGTCTGGTGACCTCACGGTTGGGCCTGCTCGGTATTCCGGAAGTGGCGGAAACCGCTGCCGTAATGGAAATGTTGTTGCTCGCGGAGGAAACCGGGGTACGTTTGCACTTGAGCCAGCTCTCCTGCGGTCGCAGTGTTGAAATGCTGGCCGATGCACGCCGCCGGGGTATTGCGGTAACCGCCGACGTGGCCATGCACCAGCTGGTGTTCACCGAGGATGCCCTGGCCGGCTTCGACAGCCGCTTCCATGTCCGGCCACCACTGCGCGGCGAGAGCGATCGCAAGGCCCTGATTGCCGGTGTCCGGGACGGTGTAATTGATGCCATCGTCAGCCAGCATCAGCCCCACGATACCGCCGCCAAGCAGGCGCCCATGGCAGCCACCGAGCCGGGCCTGTCCAGCATCGAAAGTTTGCTGTCGCTGGGTCTGGAGCTGGTAGAAATGAACGAACTTGCGCTGCCTGAACTGATCCGGGCACTGACCAGCGGTCCGGCCTCCGTGCTTGGCCGGACGGCCCGTCTGGCAGAAGGCGAAACGGCCGATATCTGCCTGTTTGATCC encodes:
- a CDS encoding dihydroorotase — encoded protein: MSSVNTSGSSLKITGGRLFDGQGAEQENTALLIRNGRIAAMGEAAARETADETINAENGVITPGFVDLCCNLREPGNGQKGNIASETLAAAHGGFTTVCASPETSPVNDSSAVTHLIRDGAASRSPIQVLPIGAITRGLEGDLLSDMAGLASAGCVAVGNGSRGVRNARILRRCMAYAQTFGLTVMFSPENQALAADGYAHDGLVTSRLGLLGIPEVAETAAVMEMLLLAEETGVRLHLSQLSCGRSVEMLADARRRGIAVTADVAMHQLVFTEDALAGFDSRFHVRPPLRGESDRKALIAGVRDGVIDAIVSQHQPHDTAAKQAPMAATEPGLSSIESLLSLGLELVEMNELALPELIRALTSGPASVLGRTARLAEGETADICLFDPDAFWTPDSKTLVSAGRHAPVTDRELPGVIRLTLSEGRKAWPRPAV